In Shumkonia mesophila, the following proteins share a genomic window:
- a CDS encoding enolase C-terminal domain-like protein: MKIASIKPFPVQGPVSDLCYIKVETDEGIVGYGECSLPGKPNGVAGAVRDLEPLLVGADPTDTEWCWQRVYRHSYWRGGPILTSALSGVDVALWDIRGKVAGLPVYKLLGGAVRTRVRLYANLGLSEDPNVFRSRVREAKALGYKTVKIYPLPPVGPVVDFKAVRGVVACCEAVRDELGDMDFAVDFHAKLSWAGAIVMESAIRHTAPLWIEEPAAAESPQDLRRCVERFSTPIAVGERLFTRWGFRAILEEQLAGIIQPDVSNGGGITELWKIAAMAETYGVAFNPHNPNGPLQVLASLHLAASAQAFGMLEHRHEDHDVFAKISGPLVKVEADGCCGLPGGPGLGGAFFLDGSDEPILGKIHECFRPDGSIGDW; the protein is encoded by the coding sequence ATGAAAATTGCCTCGATTAAACCCTTTCCCGTTCAGGGGCCGGTGAGCGACTTGTGCTATATCAAGGTGGAAACAGACGAGGGGATCGTCGGGTATGGGGAATGCTCGCTGCCGGGAAAACCGAACGGCGTGGCAGGGGCCGTCCGGGATCTGGAGCCACTTCTGGTTGGGGCCGATCCGACGGACACGGAATGGTGTTGGCAGCGGGTCTACCGGCACAGCTACTGGCGGGGCGGCCCAATCCTGACGAGCGCCCTGTCCGGCGTCGATGTGGCCCTGTGGGACATCCGAGGCAAGGTTGCCGGCCTGCCGGTCTACAAGCTTCTGGGGGGAGCGGTCCGGACGCGAGTCCGCCTTTACGCCAATCTCGGCCTATCCGAGGATCCAAACGTTTTCCGCAGTCGGGTGCGCGAGGCGAAAGCCCTTGGGTACAAGACGGTAAAGATCTATCCCTTGCCGCCGGTCGGGCCCGTCGTGGACTTCAAGGCGGTCCGCGGGGTCGTCGCGTGTTGCGAGGCTGTCCGTGACGAACTGGGCGATATGGACTTCGCGGTGGATTTCCACGCAAAACTCAGTTGGGCGGGGGCCATCGTGATGGAAAGCGCCATCCGGCACACCGCGCCTCTTTGGATAGAGGAGCCGGCGGCGGCCGAATCGCCCCAGGATCTTCGGCGCTGCGTCGAGCGTTTTTCCACGCCGATTGCGGTCGGGGAACGGTTGTTTACGCGGTGGGGGTTCCGGGCCATCCTCGAAGAACAACTGGCCGGCATCATCCAGCCGGACGTGTCGAACGGGGGGGGGATTACCGAGCTGTGGAAGATCGCGGCAATGGCCGAGACGTACGGGGTCGCGTTCAACCCGCATAATCCGAACGGGCCTCTCCAGGTTCTGGCCAGCCTCCATCTGGCGGCGAGCGCCCAGGCCTTTGGCATGCTCGAGCATCGGCACGAGGACCATGACGTCTTCGCCAAGATATCCGGGCCCCTGGTGAAGGTGGAGGCCGACGGGTGTTGCGGCCTCCCCGGCGGCCCCGGACTGGGTGGGGCCTTCTTCCTGGACGGCTCGGATGAGCCGATCCTCGGAAAGATCCACGAATGCTTCCGTCCGGATGGGTCCATTGGCGATTGGTGA
- a CDS encoding TRAP transporter large permease, with protein MLLVGIVFVVLLALGTPVAFSVGLSGGVFFLLSDTIPSSIAVQRIASASQSFPLLAVPFFVLAGNLMNRSGITERLLRFSNVLVAWMAGGLAQVCIMLSALMGGISGAAVTDACMEARILAPTMVKKGYPAGFTAAVIIIGSLITPTIPPSIGLILYGFTANVSIGRLFLGGVVPGVLMASFLMLAVFIVSRRKRYGIQEGEVPTLSRIASAAYAAKWALFFPVLLLGGIRFGIFTPSEAGAFAVVYALIIGRFVYGELTLGGIREAFSESLNDIGMIMLIIMFSAMIGYVIVMEHTSVTINTFIGLITDTPMVKIALILAFLIVIGMFVEGTVNILLFTPIFAPIAASAGFDPVHFGVIMTITVTMGTMTPPLGVAMYAVCGIMKCPVEDYILESWPFFVAIAADLLLLLFIPDLVLFLPKHLM; from the coding sequence ATGCTTCTCGTCGGCATTGTTTTCGTGGTTCTGCTCGCTCTCGGCACCCCCGTTGCCTTCAGTGTCGGCCTCTCGGGGGGCGTCTTCTTCCTGCTCTCGGATACGATTCCTTCCAGCATCGCCGTCCAGCGCATTGCCTCTGCGTCCCAAAGCTTTCCCCTCCTGGCGGTCCCGTTTTTTGTCCTCGCCGGGAACCTGATGAACCGGTCTGGCATCACCGAGCGTCTGCTAAGGTTCTCAAATGTCCTGGTGGCCTGGATGGCCGGCGGATTGGCGCAGGTCTGCATCATGCTGAGCGCCTTGATGGGCGGAATCTCGGGGGCGGCCGTGACCGACGCCTGCATGGAGGCCAGGATTCTCGCGCCGACGATGGTCAAGAAGGGCTATCCAGCCGGATTCACCGCGGCCGTCATCATTATCGGCTCGCTGATCACGCCGACGATCCCGCCCAGCATCGGCCTCATCCTCTATGGATTCACGGCCAACGTGTCGATCGGCCGGCTCTTCCTGGGCGGGGTTGTTCCCGGGGTGCTGATGGCGAGCTTCCTCATGCTGGCCGTCTTCATCGTTTCGCGTCGCAAGCGGTACGGCATCCAGGAGGGGGAGGTTCCCACCCTGTCGCGAATTGCGTCCGCCGCCTATGCCGCCAAGTGGGCACTGTTCTTTCCCGTCCTGCTCCTGGGGGGAATTCGGTTCGGCATTTTCACCCCATCGGAAGCCGGAGCGTTCGCCGTCGTATATGCCCTCATCATCGGTCGGTTCGTCTACGGCGAACTGACCCTGGGCGGCATCCGAGAAGCCTTCAGCGAGAGCCTCAACGACATCGGCATGATCATGCTGATCATCATGTTCTCCGCGATGATCGGTTACGTCATCGTCATGGAGCACACGTCCGTCACCATCAACACCTTCATCGGCCTGATTACGGACACGCCGATGGTCAAAATCGCGCTGATCCTGGCCTTTCTCATCGTCATCGGCATGTTCGTCGAGGGAACGGTCAACATCCTCCTTTTCACGCCGATATTCGCTCCGATCGCGGCCAGTGCCGGCTTCGATCCCGTGCACTTCGGCGTGATCATGACCATCACGGTGACGATGGGCACGATGACGCCACCCCTGGGCGTGGCGATGTATGCCGTCTGCGGAATCATGAAGTGTCCGGTGGAAGACTACATTCTGGAGTCCTGGCCGTTTTTCGTCGCGATCGCGGCGGATCTACTGCTCCTGCTCTTCATCCCGGATCTCGTACTGTTCCTGCCGAAGCACCTTATGTGA
- a CDS encoding TRAP transporter small permease produces the protein MYARFCKSETVLAHLLLWMVILLVFCASISRWLGYPIPWSVDFAQLLFIWLSFLGANKTLREGGHISVDMLIKRTPRWFRFATKMIIDLSIIFFLAWVIYYGYKLTGLNLKRKFSDSNIPYAFVTAAVPIGCLLLLTTFSRQTIQSWRELTSAPRGGRA, from the coding sequence ATGTACGCTCGATTCTGCAAGAGCGAAACCGTACTCGCCCACCTTCTGCTTTGGATGGTGATTCTGCTGGTCTTCTGCGCGTCGATTTCGCGTTGGCTGGGCTATCCCATCCCCTGGTCCGTTGACTTCGCCCAGTTGCTGTTCATTTGGCTGTCTTTCCTCGGCGCCAACAAGACGCTGCGGGAAGGGGGGCATATATCCGTCGATATGTTGATCAAACGCACGCCGCGCTGGTTTCGTTTCGCGACGAAGATGATCATCGACCTTTCCATTATATTCTTTCTGGCCTGGGTGATTTATTACGGATACAAGCTCACCGGCTTGAATCTGAAGAGAAAATTTAGCGATAGCAACATTCCCTACGCCTTTGTCACGGCGGCGGTTCCGATCGGCTGTCTGCTTCTGCTTACGACATTCTCGAGACAGACGATCCAGTCCTGGCGGGAACTGACGAGCGCCCCGCGCGGTGGGAGGGCCTGA
- a CDS encoding C4-dicarboxylate TRAP transporter substrate-binding protein, translating to MKQNRFAWLSGAVALAGLLVTNTASADWTLNVGTALSSDDSHVESLLVMAESVKSRTNGRLKLSILPANQLGSVDDVMEQALAGSNVAVLTDGGRLASYVKELGILTCPYIADDANVTLKITQTPTFASWVKELRKNGFQVLAFNWWHGTRHLLTNKEIKSPDNLKGLRIRTAGTPTWMESIRAMGATPTPMPWTEVYPAMEQKVIDGAEAQTVAVWGSKLQEVVKYMTKTGHFNHVHGFVTGVKWFDGLPKDIQDILLDEWVKAGVEASKNTAARIGVLEDKMRAAGMIINDIDTRPFRERTAAVYTKLGYEDIRKKILAEIK from the coding sequence ATGAAACAGAACCGGTTTGCGTGGCTTTCAGGGGCAGTGGCTTTGGCGGGGCTTCTTGTCACCAATACGGCATCCGCCGACTGGACGCTGAACGTCGGGACCGCGCTGTCGTCCGACGACTCGCATGTCGAGAGCCTGCTTGTCATGGCGGAGAGCGTGAAAAGTCGGACCAACGGCAGGCTGAAGCTCTCGATTCTCCCCGCTAACCAGCTCGGCAGTGTCGATGACGTCATGGAACAGGCGTTGGCCGGCAGCAACGTCGCGGTCCTGACCGATGGCGGGCGGCTTGCTTCCTATGTCAAGGAGTTGGGGATTCTCACCTGCCCGTACATTGCCGATGACGCCAACGTCACCCTCAAGATCACCCAGACTCCGACTTTCGCGAGCTGGGTGAAGGAACTTCGGAAGAACGGGTTCCAGGTCCTTGCCTTCAACTGGTGGCACGGCACGCGGCATCTGCTAACCAACAAGGAGATCAAGTCTCCCGATAATCTCAAGGGACTCCGCATCCGGACCGCCGGAACACCGACCTGGATGGAATCCATCCGGGCCATGGGGGCCACGCCGACGCCGATGCCGTGGACCGAGGTCTATCCAGCCATGGAGCAGAAGGTCATTGACGGTGCCGAGGCGCAGACGGTTGCCGTGTGGGGCTCGAAACTTCAGGAGGTCGTGAAGTACATGACCAAGACCGGCCACTTCAACCACGTCCACGGCTTCGTGACGGGGGTGAAGTGGTTCGACGGCCTGCCCAAGGACATCCAGGACATTCTGCTCGACGAGTGGGTCAAGGCCGGCGTCGAGGCCAGTAAGAACACTGCCGCCCGGATCGGCGTGCTCGAAGACAAAATGAGGGCGGCCGGTATGATCATCAACGACATCGACACCAGGCCATTCCGCGAGCGGACCGCGGCCGTATACACGAAGCTGGGTTACGAAGACATCCGTAAGAAGATCCTCGCAGAAATTAAGTAG